A region from the Aquimarina sp. ERC-38 genome encodes:
- a CDS encoding class I SAM-dependent methyltransferase, with protein MATKWKPDLYNKKHSFVYQYGESLVNLLDPKQNERILDIGCGSGQLTYKISEFAKEVIGIDKSAEMIMDAKSKFTNIEFQVADASNFKFDKKFDSIFSNATLHW; from the coding sequence ATGGCAACAAAATGGAAGCCTGATCTTTATAATAAAAAACATTCCTTTGTTTATCAATATGGAGAGAGTTTAGTAAACTTGTTGGATCCAAAACAAAATGAAAGAATTTTGGATATAGGCTGTGGATCGGGACAATTGACTTACAAGATAAGCGAATTCGCTAAAGAAGTGATTGGAATTGATAAATCGGCTGAAATGATCATGGATGCCAAATCAAAGTTTACTAATATTGAGTTTCAAGTGGCAGACGCCAGTAATTTTAAGTTTGATAAAAAGTTTGATTCGATTTTTTCAAATGCAACTTTACATTGGTAA
- a CDS encoding GNAT family N-acetyltransferase, giving the protein MKFRKVTETDVAKIVEMIADDELGKTRENYQIPLPTEYLIAFENIQADPNQELIILENENFEIIGTLQLSFIQYLTYRGRIRAQIEAVRIRKDKRGFGIGKKMFEWAINRAIERNAHLLQLTTDKKRQKAIKFYEDLGFKATYEGMKMHF; this is encoded by the coding sequence ATGAAATTTAGAAAAGTAACCGAAACTGATGTTGCCAAAATTGTGGAAATGATTGCAGACGATGAACTTGGAAAAACAAGAGAGAATTATCAAATACCATTACCGACTGAATATCTTATTGCATTTGAAAATATCCAGGCTGACCCAAATCAGGAACTTATAATTTTAGAAAATGAAAATTTTGAAATTATAGGAACTTTACAATTGTCATTTATTCAATATCTTACTTATCGTGGCAGAATTCGAGCACAAATTGAAGCGGTTAGAATTAGAAAAGACAAGAGGGGATTTGGAATTGGAAAAAAGATGTTTGAATGGGCAATTAACCGAGCAATAGAAAGAAATGCTCATTTATTACAATTAACAACTGACAAAAAAAGACAGAAAGCAATTAAATTTTACGAAGATTTAGGATTTAAAGCAACTTATGAAGGAATGAAAATGCATTTTTAA
- a CDS encoding DNA topoisomerase IV subunit B: MSEETKYTEDNIRSLDWKEHIRMRPGMYIGKLGDGSSADDGIYILVKEVLDNSIDEYVMGAGKTIEISIQGEKVIVRDYGRGIPLGKVVDVVSKMNTGGKYDSRAFKKSVGLNGVGTKAVNALSTYFRVESNRDGKSASAEFEQGNLTNQELLEETSRRKGTKVSFIPDASIFKNYKFRSEYVAKMLKNYVYLNPGLTIVFNGERYFSENGLKDLLSDTINADDRLYDIIHLKGDDIEVAMTHSKTQYSEEYHSFVNGQHTTQGGTHQAAFRESVVKTIREFYNKNYDASDIRKSIVSAISIKVMEPVFESQTKTKLGSTEMGGDLPTVRTYINDFVKTQLDNYLHKNPQTAEGLQRKILQAERERKDLSGIRKLARERAKKASLHNKKLRDCRVHLTDSKNERNLESTLFITEGDSASGSITKSRDVNTQAVFSLRGKPLNCYNMSKKIVYENEEFNLLQAALNIEDSMEDLRYNNIVIATDADVDGMHIRLLLITFFLQFFPELIKEGHLYILQTPLFRVRNKKETIYCYSEQERREAIAKLSGKPEITRFKGLGEISPDEFVHFIGDDMRLDPVMLDKDKSIEELLSFYMGKNTPKRQEFIIDNLKVELDLIEEAS; this comes from the coding sequence ATGAGTGAAGAAACAAAATATACCGAGGATAATATACGGTCGCTGGACTGGAAAGAACATATCCGTATGCGCCCCGGGATGTATATCGGGAAGTTAGGCGATGGATCTTCGGCAGATGATGGTATCTATATTTTAGTAAAAGAAGTACTGGACAATTCGATTGACGAATATGTAATGGGTGCCGGTAAAACTATCGAAATTTCCATACAAGGTGAAAAAGTGATCGTCCGTGATTACGGCCGTGGAATTCCGCTAGGTAAAGTGGTAGATGTGGTGTCCAAAATGAATACTGGGGGGAAATACGACTCCCGTGCGTTTAAAAAATCCGTGGGACTAAATGGGGTAGGGACCAAGGCGGTAAATGCCTTGTCTACCTATTTCCGGGTGGAGTCTAACCGGGATGGGAAATCGGCTTCGGCAGAATTTGAGCAGGGTAACCTGACCAATCAGGAATTACTGGAAGAAACTTCACGGCGTAAAGGGACTAAAGTTTCATTTATTCCCGATGCGTCCATTTTTAAGAACTACAAATTTCGGTCAGAATACGTAGCTAAAATGCTTAAAAACTATGTATATCTGAATCCAGGACTGACAATTGTTTTTAATGGCGAACGCTATTTTTCCGAAAACGGTTTAAAAGACCTACTTTCAGACACCATCAATGCAGACGATCGGTTATACGATATTATCCACCTCAAAGGAGATGATATTGAAGTAGCCATGACGCATAGTAAAACACAGTATAGCGAAGAATATCATTCATTTGTTAACGGACAACATACCACTCAGGGAGGAACACATCAGGCAGCTTTCCGGGAGTCGGTAGTAAAAACCATCCGTGAATTTTATAATAAGAACTACGATGCCAGTGATATCCGAAAATCTATCGTTTCTGCGATTAGCATCAAGGTGATGGAACCAGTTTTTGAAAGCCAAACCAAAACCAAACTAGGTTCTACCGAAATGGGAGGGGATCTGCCTACCGTACGAACTTATATTAATGATTTTGTCAAAACGCAATTAGACAATTATTTACATAAAAATCCGCAAACTGCGGAAGGCCTGCAACGTAAAATTTTACAGGCAGAACGCGAACGTAAAGACCTTTCCGGAATTCGGAAACTAGCAAGAGAACGGGCAAAAAAAGCAAGTTTACATAATAAAAAACTACGGGATTGCCGGGTACATCTGACTGATAGTAAAAACGAAAGAAACCTGGAAAGCACCCTCTTTATTACCGAAGGGGATTCGGCTAGTGGGTCGATAACCAAATCCCGGGATGTCAATACACAAGCAGTATTTAGTTTACGAGGGAAACCACTGAACTGCTACAATATGTCCAAGAAAATTGTGTATGAAAATGAAGAATTCAACCTGTTACAAGCAGCGCTGAATATTGAAGATTCTATGGAAGATCTTCGGTATAATAATATTGTCATCGCTACGGATGCAGATGTAGATGGTATGCATATTCGGTTGTTACTGATTACTTTTTTTCTTCAATTTTTCCCGGAATTGATTAAAGAAGGGCACCTTTATATTTTACAAACCCCGTTATTTAGGGTTCGGAATAAAAAGGAAACTATATATTGCTATTCCGAACAAGAAAGGCGAGAGGCTATTGCAAAACTTTCCGGCAAACCCGAAATTACCCGTTTTAAAGGATTAGGAGAAATTTCGCCGGATGAATTCGTACACTTTATTGGAGACGATATGCGCCTGGACCCGGTAATGCTGGATAAAGATAAATCTATTGAAGAATTGCTATCTTTTTATATGGGTAAGAATACACCCAAGCGACAAGAGTTTATTATAGATAACCTAAAAGTAGAATTAGACCTTATTGAAGAAGCTTCCTAA
- a CDS encoding DNA gyrase/topoisomerase IV subunit A — translation MSSENENEPLDNELQPENLEPQEIITKITGMYEDWFLDYASYVILERAVPAIEDGLKPVQRRILHSMKDLDDGRYNKVANIVGHTMQYHPHGDASISDAMVQIGQKNLMIDMQGNWGNILTGDRAAAARYIEARLSKFALDVVYNPKITEWQSSYDGRKREPVNLPIKFPLLLAQGAEGIAVGLSTKILPHNFIELIEASIKHLQGKRFKILPDFPTGGIADFTNYNDGLRGGKVRVRARISQRDKNTLVINEIPFSTTTGTLIDSILKANDKGKIKIKKIEDNTAAEVEILIHIPSGISPDKTIDALFAFTNCEISISPLGCVIEDNKPDFIGVSEMLRRSTDHTVELLKSELEIQLNELQEQWHFASLERIFIENRIYRDIEEEETWEGVIAAIDKGLQPHIKHLKRAVTEEDIVRLTEIRIKRISKFDIDKAQQKIDALEADIAQVKHHLEHLIEYAIDHFKRLRKTYGKDKERKTEISLFDDIEATKVVIRNTKLYVNRTEGFVGTSLRRDEYVADCSDIDDIICFTREGKMTVTKVDAKTFVGKDIIHVAIFKKKDKRTIYNMIYQDGRGGTTYVKRFAVSGVTRDREYDLTQGKKGSKIHYFSANPNGEAEIVTIHLRQSGSIKKLKFELDFSELDIKGRGVRGNVVTKYNIKRVELKEQGISTLKPRKIWFDDTVRRINVDGRGDLLGEFRGKDRLLIIEQNGIAKTVFPEVTLHFSSDMVVLEKWNPKKPISAIYWDGEKEKYYVKRFLIEHPEREEHFISEHPKSFLEIVSTDYRPVAEVVYNKLRGKDQKPNDEINLEEFIAVKGIKAHGNRLTTEKVKQINLLDPLPYEEELPEVIPEEESTTELNNPLQLKKDSTFTEGNTSENTKNPSDSDGDDTPELDGNGEQITLF, via the coding sequence ATGAGTTCAGAAAACGAAAATGAACCTTTAGATAACGAATTACAACCTGAAAATTTAGAACCCCAGGAAATTATTACCAAAATTACGGGCATGTACGAGGACTGGTTCTTGGACTATGCTTCTTATGTAATTTTAGAACGAGCCGTACCCGCTATTGAAGACGGGTTAAAACCAGTACAGCGTCGGATTTTACATTCTATGAAAGACCTGGACGATGGGCGCTACAATAAAGTGGCGAATATCGTTGGACATACCATGCAATACCATCCGCACGGAGATGCCAGTATCTCTGATGCCATGGTACAAATCGGGCAAAAAAACCTGATGATTGACATGCAGGGCAACTGGGGGAATATATTGACCGGTGACCGGGCAGCAGCAGCACGTTATATCGAAGCGCGCTTATCCAAATTTGCCCTGGACGTTGTGTATAACCCCAAAATTACTGAATGGCAATCTTCTTATGACGGCCGTAAACGCGAACCTGTAAACCTTCCCATTAAATTTCCGTTACTTTTAGCCCAGGGGGCCGAAGGGATTGCAGTGGGGTTAAGTACTAAAATTTTACCTCATAATTTTATCGAATTAATTGAAGCTTCCATAAAACATTTGCAAGGGAAGCGGTTTAAAATATTACCTGATTTTCCTACGGGTGGTATTGCAGATTTCACCAATTATAACGACGGATTACGGGGCGGAAAAGTACGCGTAAGGGCAAGGATTTCTCAAAGGGATAAAAATACCTTGGTTATTAACGAAATCCCATTTTCAACAACAACCGGTACCTTAATTGACTCCATTTTAAAAGCCAATGATAAAGGGAAGATCAAGATTAAAAAAATTGAAGACAATACCGCTGCCGAAGTTGAAATCCTAATTCATATACCATCCGGGATTTCGCCGGATAAAACTATTGATGCCCTATTTGCTTTTACGAACTGCGAAATTTCAATTTCGCCTCTGGGTTGTGTAATTGAAGATAATAAACCCGATTTTATTGGGGTTAGTGAGATGTTACGACGTTCTACCGATCATACGGTAGAATTATTAAAAAGCGAACTGGAAATTCAGTTGAATGAATTACAGGAACAGTGGCATTTTGCTTCGCTCGAACGAATATTTATTGAAAACCGAATTTACCGGGATATTGAAGAAGAAGAAACCTGGGAAGGAGTAATTGCTGCCATTGACAAAGGTTTACAACCACATATTAAACACTTAAAACGTGCGGTCACCGAAGAAGATATTGTACGTTTAACCGAAATCAGGATTAAGCGGATATCCAAATTTGATATTGATAAAGCACAGCAAAAAATTGATGCCCTGGAAGCAGACATTGCACAGGTAAAACATCATTTAGAGCATTTGATAGAATACGCTATCGATCACTTTAAGCGACTTCGTAAGACTTACGGAAAAGACAAAGAACGTAAAACAGAAATTAGCCTGTTTGATGATATCGAGGCTACTAAAGTGGTGATCCGTAATACTAAACTATATGTGAACCGTACCGAAGGTTTTGTAGGAACTTCCTTAAGACGAGATGAATATGTAGCGGATTGTTCTGATATTGATGATATTATCTGTTTCACCCGTGAAGGTAAAATGACGGTGACCAAAGTAGATGCCAAGACTTTTGTAGGTAAAGACATTATCCATGTAGCTATTTTTAAGAAAAAAGATAAACGAACCATCTACAATATGATCTATCAGGATGGTCGCGGTGGTACTACGTATGTCAAACGATTTGCAGTATCAGGAGTTACACGCGATAGGGAATATGATTTAACTCAGGGTAAAAAAGGTTCAAAAATCCACTATTTCAGTGCTAATCCTAACGGCGAAGCCGAAATTGTAACCATTCACCTACGGCAGTCCGGAAGTATTAAAAAATTAAAATTTGAGCTTGATTTCTCAGAACTGGATATTAAAGGTCGGGGTGTACGAGGGAATGTAGTTACTAAATATAATATAAAAAGGGTAGAACTAAAAGAACAAGGGATTTCTACTTTAAAACCACGTAAAATCTGGTTTGACGACACGGTACGGCGTATTAACGTAGACGGTAGGGGAGATCTTTTAGGGGAATTTAGAGGTAAAGATCGTTTGTTGATTATTGAACAAAATGGAATTGCAAAAACGGTATTTCCGGAAGTAACCTTACATTTCAGTTCGGATATGGTGGTATTGGAAAAATGGAACCCAAAGAAGCCAATTTCCGCCATTTACTGGGATGGCGAAAAAGAAAAATATTACGTAAAACGATTTTTAATCGAGCATCCCGAACGAGAAGAACATTTTATATCAGAGCATCCAAAGTCATTTTTAGAAATCGTTTCAACAGATTACCGACCGGTAGCTGAAGTGGTTTATAATAAATTACGGGGTAAAGACCAAAAACCAAATGATGAGATTAATTTAGAAGAATTTATTGCGGTAAAAGGTATTAAAGCACATGGTAACCGCCTTACAACAGAAAAAGTAAAACAAATCAATCTACTAGATCCCTTACCCTATGAAGAAGAGCTTCCTGAAGTTATTCCGGAAGAAGAAAGTACAACAGAACTAAACAATCCGCTTCAACTTAAAAAAGATAGCACATTCACCGAAGGTAATACGTCCGAAAACACTAAAAACCCCTCCGATTCGGATGGCGACGATACCCCAGAGCTAGACGGCAACGGAGAACAAATCACCTTGTTCTAA
- a CDS encoding M57 family metalloprotease — protein sequence MKNLKSLVALLGVAFIMVQCQDESMESITEVNKETIPEHIISGLENLGFDTVEIPVVPYEEGYLVEGDIYLTTEDIVKPVTKQRFVRVMTCQRSRNVRIRSNLGNRWNVQVNTAIRNWNNVNGSFLRLVRVTNNADIVINFDGGRLAPNVAGMAQFPENGRAGRTILINPDFFNGRPFLNANVRSTIEHEIGHNIGFAHTNTAPFGRPVPGVANEDNASLMNGGRAGTVRQLSFNDRRALRRLYGPGNNVCF from the coding sequence ATGAAAAATTTAAAATCTTTAGTAGCCTTATTAGGTGTAGCTTTTATCATGGTCCAATGTCAGGATGAAAGCATGGAATCAATTACAGAAGTTAATAAAGAAACAATCCCTGAACATATCATTTCAGGTCTGGAAAATTTAGGGTTTGACACTGTCGAAATTCCTGTGGTACCTTATGAAGAAGGATATCTTGTAGAAGGTGATATTTACCTTACTACGGAGGATATTGTTAAACCCGTCACTAAGCAAAGATTTGTTCGTGTAATGACTTGTCAAAGGTCAAGAAATGTGCGAATCCGAAGTAATTTAGGAAATAGATGGAATGTTCAGGTAAATACGGCGATAAGGAACTGGAACAATGTGAACGGTAGTTTTTTAAGATTAGTAAGGGTTACTAATAATGCAGATATTGTAATTAACTTTGATGGGGGACGATTAGCTCCTAATGTAGCTGGAATGGCTCAATTTCCGGAAAATGGCAGAGCAGGACGAACTATATTAATTAATCCGGATTTCTTTAATGGTAGGCCATTTTTAAATGCTAACGTAAGATCCACTATTGAACATGAGATAGGTCATAATATCGGATTTGCACATACTAATACTGCTCCTTTCGGAAGGCCCGTTCCGGGAGTGGCAAATGAGGATAATGCTTCTTTAATGAATGGAGGTCGCGCCGGAACGGTAAGACAACTAAGTTTTAATGATCGAAGAGCTTTAAGAAGACTTTATGGTCCTGGAAATAACGTTTGTTTTTAG
- a CDS encoding alkylphosphonate utilization protein gives MPMEKELKVRSKHICELCSAKDTLFIHLIEDSPNVGIDAYVYICATCKEQIEDPEKTEANHWRCLNDSMWSEVPGVQVLAWRMLTRLKEEGWTRDLLDMMYLNEERLQWAKASGEGVVTVKVIHKDANGNLLSPGDTVVLIKDLDVKGANFTAKRGTAVRNITLVHDNAEHIEGKVDGQRIVILTKFVKKN, from the coding sequence ATACCCATGGAGAAAGAGCTAAAAGTACGTAGTAAGCATATTTGTGAATTATGTTCTGCTAAAGATACCCTCTTTATACATCTTATTGAAGATTCTCCCAACGTGGGTATTGATGCTTATGTTTATATCTGTGCCACTTGTAAAGAACAAATTGAAGATCCTGAAAAAACGGAAGCAAATCACTGGCGTTGCCTTAATGATAGTATGTGGAGTGAAGTACCTGGTGTTCAGGTATTGGCTTGGCGTATGCTTACTCGGTTAAAAGAAGAAGGTTGGACGCGAGATCTATTAGATATGATGTACCTCAATGAAGAACGATTACAATGGGCTAAAGCTTCGGGAGAAGGTGTTGTTACCGTTAAGGTTATCCACAAAGATGCTAATGGTAACTTACTATCCCCCGGAGATACCGTAGTTCTAATCAAAGACCTGGATGTAAAGGGTGCCAATTTCACCGCAAAAAGAGGTACCGCCGTTCGTAATATTACTTTAGTCCATGATAATGCGGAGCATATTGAAGGGAAGGTAGACGGTCAGCGTATTGTGATTCTTACCAAGTTTGTAAAGAAGAATTAA
- a CDS encoding TerC family protein encodes MFDIFASADAWVALLTLTFLEIVLGIDNIIFISIASSKLPENQQKKATNIGLILAMVMRIILLFGISLLVAMEAPFWHINLPWMEAGISGQAFILFGGGLFLLYKSVHEIHEKVDEKGEEEKELKAKSSTTLSNAIMQITLINVVFSFDSILTAVGMTNGLSENPNDALLLMIIAVIISVLIMMLFATPVGRFVNKHPSVQILGLSFLILIGFMLIAEAAHLAHLEIFDSKVGTIPKGYLYFTIAFSLFVEFINFKLRKKGKTSVTTES; translated from the coding sequence ATGTTTGATATATTTGCTTCGGCAGATGCCTGGGTGGCATTACTTACTTTGACTTTTTTAGAAATCGTACTGGGAATTGATAATATTATTTTTATTTCTATTGCTTCCAGCAAACTTCCGGAAAACCAGCAAAAGAAAGCAACCAATATCGGGTTGATTTTAGCCATGGTTATGCGTATTATTTTATTATTTGGGATATCTCTATTAGTCGCTATGGAAGCACCTTTCTGGCATATCAACCTCCCCTGGATGGAAGCCGGAATTAGCGGACAAGCTTTTATACTGTTTGGTGGTGGTTTATTTTTACTGTATAAAAGTGTTCACGAAATTCATGAAAAAGTAGATGAAAAGGGAGAAGAAGAAAAAGAGTTAAAAGCTAAAAGCTCCACTACGTTATCAAATGCTATTATGCAGATTACCTTAATTAATGTCGTTTTTTCTTTTGATTCTATTCTTACCGCAGTCGGAATGACTAACGGTTTAAGCGAAAACCCGAATGATGCGTTGCTATTAATGATCATTGCTGTTATCATATCTGTTTTAATTATGATGTTATTTGCAACTCCCGTAGGAAGGTTTGTCAATAAGCATCCATCCGTTCAGATTTTAGGGCTCTCCTTCTTAATTCTAATTGGTTTTATGCTAATTGCCGAAGCAGCACATTTAGCGCATCTCGAGATTTTTGATAGTAAAGTAGGTACAATCCCTAAGGGTTATTTATACTTTACTATTGCTTTTTCCCTTTTTGTAGAATTTATTAATTTTAAACTTCGTAAAAAAGGAAAAACAAGTGTTACCACAGAAAGTTAA
- a CDS encoding DNA topoisomerase IV encodes MEKQVSFMMYVSVLIFGLFTKCTQIERKCIDFQQGTFEFETFLNGELAKTTFVRNDSIEIDFFRGKSDTASIRWINNCEYIVKKLHPTNRKEEKALHMKILTTKGNTYTFEYGLVGQTKDKQIGTVKKIN; translated from the coding sequence ATGGAAAAACAGGTTTCTTTTATGATGTATGTATCGGTACTCATTTTTGGGTTATTTACAAAATGTACTCAAATAGAAAGAAAGTGTATAGATTTCCAACAAGGTACTTTTGAATTTGAAACCTTTTTAAATGGTGAACTGGCAAAAACAACCTTTGTACGGAATGATTCCATAGAGATTGATTTCTTCCGGGGTAAAAGTGATACCGCAAGTATCCGCTGGATTAATAATTGTGAATACATTGTCAAAAAACTACACCCGACGAATAGAAAGGAAGAAAAAGCCCTTCATATGAAAATCTTGACTACGAAAGGTAATACGTATACTTTTGAATACGGATTGGTAGGGCAAACTAAAGATAAACAAATAGGAACCGTAAAAAAAATAAACTGA
- a CDS encoding helix-turn-helix domain-containing protein: protein MVNKPEFTKRIKQLLQHYDMNAAMFADAIGVGRSSISHILSGRNKPSLDLLIKIIDTYPELNVRWFLQGKGTLTDAEKMQEIKDENLKKLPKTLQQNKRSDVSKINAEPNPEEKEIRTQKLEKITKVSGVKQLDHITYFYTDGSFKQFFPTES, encoded by the coding sequence ATGGTAAACAAGCCGGAATTTACAAAACGTATTAAACAACTACTACAACATTATGATATGAATGCGGCTATGTTTGCGGATGCTATTGGTGTAGGCCGGTCTTCTATATCCCATATTCTTTCCGGTCGAAATAAGCCAAGCCTGGATTTACTAATTAAAATTATTGACACCTACCCGGAACTTAATGTAAGGTGGTTTCTACAAGGAAAAGGTACGCTAACGGATGCAGAAAAAATGCAGGAAATCAAAGATGAAAATCTGAAAAAATTACCTAAGACTCTTCAACAGAATAAGCGTTCTGACGTATCAAAAATTAATGCCGAACCAAATCCGGAAGAGAAGGAAATACGAACTCAAAAATTGGAAAAAATAACTAAAGTTTCAGGAGTAAAACAATTGGATCATATCACCTATTTTTATACCGATGGTAGTTTTAAACAATTTTTTCCAACTGAATCTTGA